The window AATGTGATTTTAATGGATATTTCTATTCCAAATGGTTTAGATGGTTTTACTGCTACGAAGGAAATTAAAAAAAATTTACCTGAAATGAAAGTCATTATGCTGACGATGCATAACGAAATAGCCTATATTCAACAGGCAATGGAAGTTGGTGCGAATGGCTATATATTAAAAAATAGCCAAGGTGGCGAAATGTATGAAGCAATTCAAAGTGTGTATACAGGACGCCGTTACTATGAGGTCGGATTGCCACAAGAACAAATCGAAAAATTATTTAAGAAAAAAGGGAAAAACAACCCGGATATATTATCAACACGTGAACAAGAAATTGTTCGATTAACGATTTTAGGGTTTACGAATATGCAAATTGCAGAAAAGCTATTTATTAGTGCTAAAACGGTAGAAAATCATAAAGCCAATATTATGCAAAAGCTACATTTAAAAAGCAAGGCAGAACTCATTCAATATGGCATTACGAATAAGTACATTACGTAGTATGCGAGGGCTGTCTAATAAAATCTGCTCATCCTTAAAATAGGTGGGCAGATTTTTTGATATTTTTATATTGGTTAGTGGTTTTAAAAGAATTTTTCAGACCGTCTTTTTGCATAGATTAGCCTCTTCACCATCCATTCTTACCCTTGTCTTGAGCGATAAAGCAATCGGCTTTATCGCTTTTTACATACTAGATACTTAGGGAAAGAATAGAAACTTGTTCATCATCATCCTCCCAATAGTTTTCCTCATATCATTGATTTTCCGAACACACAAATCCGCCTTTTTCTCCGGAAGTATAGGGGCTTACCCCTATACTTTAGAAACAACGCACTCTCTATACTTAAAGTAAATAAGGTAGAAGGAAGGTGTGTACGATGGATTTTACATTCATCGTCGTCATATTTTTAATTGGTTTTATTGGATCATTCGTATCAGGGATGGTAGGTGTTGGAGGATCCATCATTAAATACCCAATGCTCTTGTATATTCCTCCGTTATTTGGGTTAGCAGCCTTCACCGCACATGAAGTATCTGGTATTAGTGCCGTTCAAGTATTTTTTGCATCGATTGCAGGTGTATGGGCATATCGAAAAAGCGGCTATTTAAACAAAACACTTATTCTTTATATGGGTACGGCTATTTTAGTAGGTAGCTTCATCGGTAGCTTTGGTTCCAGCATGTTATCAGAAGCGGCAGTGAATATTGTATACGGTGTTTTAGCCTTGATTGCAGCTGTGATGATGTTTATTCCTAAAAAGCAAATTGACGATAAGCCGTTAGATCAAATTACATTTAGTAAACCACTAGCAGCGAGCCTGGCGTTTATCGTTGGGATTGGTTCGGGGGTTGTTGGAGCAGCAGGTGGCTTTTTATTAGTACCAATTTTACTCGTTGTATTGAAAATCCCAACACGTATGACGATTGCAACGAGCTTAGCAATTACGTTTATTTCATCGATTGGTGGAACAGTCGGCAAAATTATGACAGGGCAAATCGACTATGGACCAGCAGCGGTAATGATTGTGGCAAGTATACTTGCGGCTCCACTTGGCGCAAAAATCGGCGGCAAGCTCAATACAAAAGCACTACAAACTATTTTAGCACTATTAATTTTAGGTACAGCCATTAAAACATGGTTAGATATTTTATAAGAGGTGATTGGTTATGGAAAAATCGAAAGGATTTATGATTACGAGCTTCACCATTTCAGCTGTTTTTCTAGTAGCAGTGATTACAACAATATTTGGAGTTTAGGAGTGAGTCCAGATGGAAGAGGCAACTGTCTTTTGGAGTAGGGCATTAACCGAATTAACGTTATCTTTCCATATTATTTTTGCAACACTCGGTGTGGGTGTGCCGTTAATGATTTTAATTGCTCAATATGTAGGCTATAAGAAAAATGATATGCACTACACGATGATGGCAAGACGTTGGGCGCGTGGCTTTACGATTACAGTCGCAGTCGGTGTCGTAACAGGTACAGTCATCGGCTTACAGCTATCGTTACTGTGGCCAGAGTTTATGGAATTAGCAGGGCAAGTTATTGCACTACCGCTATTCATGGAAACATTCGCATTCTTCTTTGAGGCGATTTTCTTAGGAATCTATTTATACACATGGGATCGATTTAAGAATCCAAAAAATCATATATTATTGCTCATTCCTGTAGCAATAGGGGCATCAATGTCAGCCGTTTTTATTACGATTGTCAATGCCTTTATGAATGCACCGCAAGGGTTTGATATCGTCGATGGCGAGCTCATCAATATTCAACCAATTTTAGCGATGTTTACACCGGCCATGCCGACAAAAATCGGGCATGTACTAGTAACAAGTTATATGACGGTCGCATTTATTTTAGCGGCGATTGCAGCGTATAAGCTATTGCGCGGCGAAAACCATATGTATCACAAAAAAGCATTATTTATGATGATGAAATTAGGTGTTATTTTCTCTATTGCTTCTGCATTAGTTGGTGACTTTTCAGCAAAATACTTAGCTGAATATCAGCCTGACAAGCTAGCCGCAGCAGAGTGGCATTTTGAAACAGAAGAAGGGGCAGATTTAATCTTCTTTGGTGTACTAGATGAAGGGGAAATCAAGTATGAAATCCGCATTCCTAAAATGTTAAGCTTTTTAGCTAGTAATGATTTCAATGCACAAGTGATTGGCTTAGATCAATATCCAGAAGACGAACATCCACCACTCATTATCCACTATTTCTTTGATATCATGGTAGCGATCGGTATGATGATGATTTTCCTTTCAGTTGCTTATATAGTAGGGAAATGGAGAAAGTGGCAGTGGGTTGAATCGAAATGGTTCCGAGTGCTGATTGTTTTAAGTGGTCCATTATCACTTGTAGCGATTGAAGCAGGTTGGTGGTTAGCGGAATTAGGACGACAACCATGGATATTATATGGCATTATGCGAACAGAAGACGGCGCGACAAGTGCTACCGGCGTAGAATATTTATTTATCGCCTTTGCGATTGTTTACTTTGTGTTGGCAATCGGTAGTTTAGTCGTATTACATCGCATGTTTAAAAACAACCCGGTTGAAAAAGAATTAGCAGCACGACAAGGCGGTGATTCTGTATGGCATTAGAAATACTAGGTATTTCGGTACTTTGGCTCTTCTTATTTGGCTATGTGATTGTCGCATCGATTGATTTTGGCGCAGGATTTTTTAATGCCTATAGTTTAATGCGCGGCAATGACCATATTGTGTCAAACATTATTAAGCGGTATTTATCTCCGGTATGGGAAATTACGAACGTCTTTTTAGTCTTTTTCTTTGTCGGGATTGTTGGATTCTTTCCGCAAACCGCATATTTCTACGGTACCATTTTATTAGTACCGGCTTCTGTTGCGCTTATTTTGCTAGCGATTCGCGGTAGTTACTATGCCTTTGAATCTTATAGCGGTATGAGCGGACATAAAGGCTATGCACTCGCTTATGGGGTGTCAGGTCTTTTTATCCCAGCTGCATTTTCGGTCATTCTAACAATTTCTGAAGGTGGCTTTGTTACGATGCAAGGCGATCATCCAGTTTTAGACTACAAAGCATTGCTGACAAGTCCATTATCATGGTCCATCGTTGTATTAAGTATCATTGCAGTACTGTATATCTCAGCTGTCTTTTTAACATGGTACGCACAAAAAGCAGGAGATCATAAAGCAAGTGAATTGATGCGTAAATATGCGCTTACTTGGGCGATTCCCCTTATCGTTAGTGGTCTTGGCATCATCATCGAGTTAAAAGCGTTTGGGAATTGGCATTATGCCCAAATGGTTGATTTATCTTGGTTATTTGCGCTAACCGGCATTGTCTTTTTAGCAACGGTTTGGCTATTATGGGCGAAAGTAAAATACGGGTTAGCGGTCATTTTATTAATCGTCCAGTTTGCGATCGCCTTCTTTGCCTATGGGATTTCACACTATCCATATCTACTCTATCCGTATTTAACGATTCATGATAGTTTTACAAATGAAGCGATGGCCATAGCACTCGTTGTGGCATTTGTCGCAGGCTTAGTGTTGCTTGTACCTTCTTTATATTTAGTATTTAAGCTATTTGTCTTTAACAAAGACTATGTATCTGGTAAAGAAGAAACACATGTATAAGGAGTGTAAGATAATGCATGATTTTTTAAATTTTTATGCACCGATTCTAGTAGTCATTGTATCGATTGGAGTAGCATTTATGGCTGCACTAAATACGAAGTTTTTGTAATAAAGCTTTGATTCTCAAATTATATTTGACGTATTCCTTTGTTTTATGTATTTTATCAAACGAATAATACCGACATCTGAACGGGAGAGGTTCATAGCTGAAACCCTCTATAAAAAACTATGGAAGTATGCTTATTACGCCATGTCTATATTGGACGTGGCTTTTTTATTTGTTAGCTTTAGTTTACATGGATCTCTACAATTTTTTGATTTGGAATGTACGAAATGTACAATGTCGCAAAGACAGGCTGACTTGTTATGATAATAGGCACATAAATAAAAAAACATAAATAAGGAAATAAAGAAGAAGACCATCCATCACGGAGTGGTCTTCTAAAAGCTTATTCAACTAAAGCACTCCGTTAGCTTAATAAGGCTTCTCTTTATTTTTTAAATATCTTCGCTTCGACTTAATACAAAAACACCTCAGTTTACTATCAAAGATTATTTTTATTACTTATAAAGGAAATTTGTTCAGCTGATATAATAAAATCAATTAAATCCATCGTTTTATTTTGTAGCAAGACGTGAAATTCATATTTGTCATTCACTTTATATATTTCCTCATACAGCCACCATGAATCTTCTAACAAATCATCCTGTTTGATAATATTAAAATTTTCAAATATGACCTCATCTATATTTGTATAACTCCCTTTATTATCAAGGAGTAATTTTAAGGATTTATCATTCTTAATTGATTTTATAATTTTGCAATCATGGAAGCTAAAATCCCCATCAATTTCTATATCCAGTAATGTTGAGTTTTCTTTTATATATCTTTTGTAATCTTCAATTACTGTGGTTACAATTCTTTCATTTTCCTCGCAAAATTGAGTTACAGCATTTATTACATTACGAGTTGCCTTATCTAAAGCAAACACCCTTATATCTGCAATCTGTTTTACTATTGTTTTTGGTAATTGCTTTTTTAAATACATATGATTATGTATGAAATTATCATGAAATTGTTCTATTCCCTTTTCTTTATTAAAAGGTTCATAGTTATTATCATCATCTCTGTTTGCTGTTTCGTTAGATTTTAATATTAAATTAGCTTCTTCTTGTAAAGTAAGCCAACTATTTAATTCAATGTGGTAAAGCTGTTGAAAATATTCTTCTGAGAATGTTTCAGCTTGCTTTTCTTCCTCTAAATGCAGATGGATATTATTTTTTTGACACAATTCATGCCATTCTTTAGTAAAATATTTCATTTTATTACCCTCGTCTCTCTAAGTAGATAATTTTTAGTTAACCTGCTCCGTTAGCCATCCATGTCGCGTAAAATCAACGCTACACCACAGAAAATGAAAGATTATTACGTTCTTTCATGGGAGTTTAATAATACCTCAAATTCATATTTGGATTTAATCCCCTATTATTATCTCTAATAAAATCAGTTGCACTATCAACCTGACTTGTCATCGGACCTACGTTTGTAAACTTTGGACAATTAAACTTCACAAAATAATCTCGGTTTGAATGCAAATTATCAACTGCCTCATACTTATTGTCATAGGAAGTGTTCAGAAATTTATGAAAAAGGAAAAAGGATTTTGGAAGTATTCCCCCTGTCTATGTTTTAGGGATATTAGTGGAGTCTGATGAAAAACGCTTTAGTCAACAGGTGTATTTATCAATTGTAGTACATATTTAAGGATTTACTCAATGAGTTTAATTTAGACAATAATTTGTTAGGGGCGATGTAAAAATGACACATTTTGAATACATGGAGCAAATGATATAAACCAATATCAGAAACGATGCTGAAGGGTAAAAGGGGCAAGTAAAAGACGATATATTGTACGGAGATAAGAAAGGGGTTTATCCCTAAATCATTATTTAATGACTTTTGGAACAACCCCGAATTCTTTACTTATTAATGCTGTGGAAGATAGTCGTGGCCGTTTATTGTTAGTTTAGAAGCAAAGATGAGAATTTCTTTATTTGCTTCATAATATGGATCTAAAATAGTGTGAAATGCTTCCCATTTTCCTTCAGCTTTTTCATCTTCACCATTACGATCCAGAACTATTGCCTCTTCGTAAATCTCTTTTAATTTTTCTTTATCTGATGTGCTGATTTCGAAATAAATATCAGACATATATTCATCAAATGAAAGAGAATTAATATACGGACGAATTAATTGATAGTATTCATCCCATAATTTTTCATACAATTCATCATTGTCATCTTTAAGTGCTTTTTGTTGCTCTTCAAAGTTAGTTTTTAATTTTGTTAAGACATCTTCTGGAAGATCCTTCAATCCTGATTCAGCTATGAATTCTTCAAATGTTTGTGGTGGATATAATGCTTCTAGATAAGGGTCAAGAATCTTATAAAATTCATCTAATTTTTTCGACGCTTCTTCCTCTTTACCGCCCTTTTCTAGCTTGATCCATTCTTCATAAATTACTTTAAGTTGATCATTATCTGATTCTTTTATAACTAAACTATTGCCATTAAATTCATATGTAGCTATATACTCTTCAAAGGATTCAGGCATCCAATTAGCTAGCTCATAAGGTTTGATGATTTTGTGCATCTCTTGATACATTTCATCTGCTTCGTCATACTTCTTTTCTTGTTCTAACTTCTGCATTTCTTTATACATTATTTCTAATTTCTTTAGATCTTCTTTTGAGATTTCTTTAGGTAAGTTCTTTTTATATACTTCAAATGTGTAGAACTCTGAAGAATCTTTCAATACACTGCCTTCAACTGAAATTTGTTGTCCTTCTACTAAGTTCATTTGTTCGATTTGCTCATCTGCGAATTTTTGTAATCCTACATAGTAAAACTTGCCGTCATCCCCTTTAATAAAACATGAGTCTCCAAACATAAATTTAATAGTCCCTTTAATTTGTTGTTCCTTTTGAACTGATGCTTCAATTGTTTTTTCTGCTGATGCAACGCCAACTTGAAATGGCGAGAAGACGGCCATTCCAATTGTTAATGCTGAAGCAATCATCAAAGTTTTTTTAAACGGTTTTTTCATATTTATTTCTCCTTTTATTTTAATAATCAGTTGTTACCAATAATTAGACGATTTTCCATCTAAGAAAGTTCATTGTTTAAAAAATTTAAAACGGAAAATTGGTGTAAACATCACTCTGGATGCTTTTTTGCATATGTCACAACAATGAATGGAAAATTAAATCCAAATAAATTGAATCTGAGGTATTATTTAACTAACGAATCAGGTTAGTTGAAGAAGGAATTAAAAATTTATGTCTTCAAAGGAACATCTTTGACGCAACGATTAAAGACAAATCCATAGACGGTTTTCTAAATAATTGTAAAATTTTTGAACGAAACGAAGCATCGCTCCGTCTAATGGAGGAAGGAGGCGAAAAGGATGGAATTTGAAATCGTGCAGCGTGCTATTCGTGGAGATCATCAAGCGATACTTTCACTTATTGAAATGGATGAAGATATTTTATATCGCATGGCTTTTACCTATCTGAAAAATGAGCAAGACGCTCTAGACGTGATGCAGGACCTGGTTTATAAGGCACTGAAAAAAATGCATACCGTTAAACAGCACGAATATGCCAGAACATGGCTCGTGCGCGTCTTAATCAATTGTTGTAAAGACCATTTGCGAAAACGCCAACCAACCGTTTCAATTAAGGAACATTACCAAGTTGACATTAACGATATTGGTCAAATCCCTAACTTTGAGGAACAATATAATAAATACAAAGGATCTGGAAAAAATATAAGTTTTTCTACTGTAAATCATAATGTCGCTTTAGAACTTAAATTTGTTTACTACCACAAGTTATTTAACTATGAATTGAGTTTGGGCAGCCTTTTTGCTAGCTATAATACCAACTCAAACAAATTGGCCCTATTTCTTAACGAAAAGCACCCTTACCTCCATTCTCTACTCGATTTAGATGTTGAGAAAACTGAAAAACAGTGGATTTGGTGGTTAAATAAAAAAGGTATAAGAACGACTCAAACAACAACAGATTTCAGAAATGGTGAACTCAAAAATAAATCAGTAGTAGCAAACTTTTTTCGTTTAGTGTATGAAAAATTATTTAATCTCACAGATACTCGTGAAGAATGGGAAAAAGATAGATGGGATGTTAGGGTATTAAATGAAGACTATGGAATAAAATATAACCCCTCAACTACGGCATATCTCCTTGACTTCACAAAAATTGAAAATAGTGTTTTTAGACAGTGTTTAAAAAAATATATAAAAACTAGATTACTAGGTGGAGGAAAATTAACTTGGAGTTCAGCGAGACTATATTTGGTTTTCGTCCGAAGATTCTTTAATTTTATTAGCCAGATAGAACCTGAATGGCATGATTTAAATGGTCTTACAAGAAAGCATATTGAGAACTATTTAGAGTATCTTCGACACTATTCAAAAAATAATTTGAAACAAAGAAATGCTAATCCAAAACAACATATGATTGATAACATTACTCGGGTTTATACATTTTTAAGAGATACTCAAAGATTTGAATACAGCATTGCACCAGAGAAGTCAACATCCAAACTACTTTATTCTGAGGATTTTCCAAGTCTTGATAAGAAATCAGATGACGATATTGATTATATTCCTGATTACGTATTAGAGCAACTTTTCGTGAACATAAACGACCTGCATCAAGATGTACAACCTGTCATATGGGTCGCTTTTAAAACTGGTTTACGTATTAGTGACGTATTAGGATTAACACAGGACTGTTTAGTTCGTTTAAATGGGAAATATTCTATTCAAACAGATATTGAAAAAACATATGTAAAAGGTCATAAAATACCGATTGATAACCAATTAGCGGATATGATTGCCATTTTAATACATAACTCCAAGGAGCGTAGTAATCAAGATAATAATCCTGATAAATATATCTTCGTCCGATATAATGGCTCCCGAAAAGGGAAACCATTTTCACAAGGTTGGGTACGAGAACAACTCAATAAACTGGCGTTCAAAAAGAACATTACAGATGAAATGGGAAATCTGTTTCATTTTAAGAGTCACCAATTTCGTCACACGTATGCCGTAAAAATGTTAAATGGCGGAGCTGATATTTTAACGGTACAGGAATTACTGGCTCATGCGTCTCCTGAAATGACGATGCGATATGCTCGTTTACTGGATGATACAAAAAGAAAAGAATTCGAAAAGGTTGTTAAACAAGGCGTATTTAGTTTTGATCTAAACGGAGAAGTTCATCAAGTATCAGAAGTAGAAGACATCCCTGAAGACATTTTGGATATAATGTGGAAAGACGAAAAGTTAAATGCATTGGACAACCCTTATGGGACTTGTCGAGCAAGAGTCAACGGAAATTGTCCATTAGCAGCAGAACCGCCTTGTCTCACAGCAAATGATGGAAAACCTTGTTTTGATCTAACTGTCGGTATGACAAGTTTTGATGTTAAAAAATATGAGCTCCTCATAGAGACTACTACAAAGTGGATTGAAGCATCAGAAGAATATGGTCGCGAAGATATGGTTACAGCAAATGAAAAGAACTTGGAGAGATACCAAAACATTTACGAAACAATCAAAAGTGGAAATGTCATTTTTGGACGTTTTGATCGTATGAAGAGGCAATTAGAACGTAAGAAAAAGAAAGGAGTTAAGCATGGATAGTTTTGATCGTGGAGAACAATTAAGGCAGCTACATGAACTAAGAAAACAGACAACCAAGAATAAGGTTGAAGAAGCTATTAAACGCCTTACAAAGAGTTCTAAGGCTATTAACTTTAATAGTGTGGCAAAAGAAGCCGGAGTGAGTAAAGCAACGCTTTACAACCATCCTGAGCTTAAAGAGCGTATCGATTTCTTACGAAATCAACAACAAAAAGCATTTGTGGACTCTAGGATTAAACGGGACGAGAACAATCAAAACGCAGTAATCGCTTCTCTAAAGAGAAGGATTGAAAAGTTGGAAAAAAAGAATAAAAAACTTGAACAAGAAAATAAACGATTACATGAAAAAGAGAATGAGAAACTTACTGACTACTTTATGAAGATATAATCCTAATTCAAATAATGGGGAGTTTAGTGCAACAAGGAGTACCTTCAAAATTATGGGGATTTACAACGCTAAGTTAAGAAATGTGACCAAACGACGCTTTGGGAACTATCCAACTCTGATATAATTAGTAAAGTTCACTAGAAATGGAGGGAACTTTAGTGATAACTCTAACTCAATTAGGTGTCGATTTTAACGATGAACAAACACCTTTTTTTCAAGTAAATTCAAACAATAGAATTCGCTTTGGATTATCTGAAATTTCATACGTAGAATTAAAAAGTGTATTAGATTACATTTTCAAAGAAGTTGATACGGTTGATATGGTTTATTTAGTTGCCAATATAATATCTAATAAATATATCTATACTAAAACAGCCGTAAGAAAATCTATTTTTATTCGAAATTGGGAAGAAATAGTTGAAGAGAATGAAGAGGCTCGTCACGTCTATGCAATCGTTAAAAATATAGATATAACTCAAGTTCAAAAATATGCTTTATCTATTTATAAAGGCGGACGTGCAGCATACTTGGCTTTCTATCTTAAAGACCGATTGGTGTATATTAGTAGTGATGTAGTTGATATTATATCTGATGATGTACAATTTATAAGCCATTTAAAAGAGAAATTCTCAAATCTTTATAATAAATTTTATGAATGATTATTTTCATACATTTACATTCAAAATAACGTTCCCAAATGGAAGTTTAGAAGCACATCAAAAAGCCACAAATGTTGTTACATCAACGTTCGTGGCTTTTCTTATGAACATTGTTTATGCGTTGTTTTATGCACTTTTGTTAAAAGTCAGTCATAGCAAAGGTTTTGAAGTATTTGAAGTAATGTTGCACCATTGTCTTTGATGAATAAAATCGTGTATAAAAATTGAAGTCTTATCGTTGTAAATCCGCATAAATCTTACGAGTCCCCTTATTGTGCTAACGGGGTGCTTTCCTTAAGGCTGTTTTCTCAAAGATTGTTGCTTCTATAAGGAAAAGGATTCAACACAACAGAAAACCAGAGTTAATCTACAAATTAGGCACTTGTAAAGTAAACTCTGGCTTTTATTTTTTGTAAATCCTAGAAAGAATGTTTGTTTCGAATGTCGTTGCATCAAGTTCTAACTCCACTTAATATTGATATGCCATCTCATTTAATCTTTAAAAAAAGTAGGAAGCCCAACTTCTCTTAATAGGTCATTAAAGTTATATTTATGTTCTTTAAGGCCTGAGTCAGTTAGCACCTGTCTAAGAACCAAGTACAATTGCATTTCAACAAAATTTAATTGTTCTGTATTATCTAACTGAATTAAATAACTTATTATTGCATTGTATAAAATTGGGAACTCTTGTTTAATTGCATCTCTATTATCGATAAACGCTCTAACATAATCTTCAAAATTATAAGTCCTGTCTTTAGATGAATTGTAGCTCTTTTCTTTTTTTTGATCTTTAATTGGGCGAAAGATAATACTTGACCCTATTACCCAATTACCCAGACCAGCTGCAAAAATTAGAAGCGAATACTTTCTGACTTCGATATCTGGATGTGAAAAGTATCTATAATATTCATCATAATTATCTTCATCCCAATATTTCGCAGTATCAAAAAATCCAATTTCAATTCCTTCTAAAATACTCTTTGCCTTGTCAACTAAAGTCCTTTTCATATATAATTCCTCATTTCTATCGTCATTGCAAACCTCTAAATAATTAATAATCTATTCTGATATGTAAAGTATAAATGAGTCACCATCATATGAGGTGTTTTCATATGAAAAAAGTTATTCTTATATTAATTATTGCCATTTCTTTTTTTGCTGTTTTAACAAAAACTAAGGCAATAATAAATGAATATGATGAAATTGCAAAGTCTGATAATGCGGATGTTACACTTTATGCTAAAAAGATAAATGGAGTATATATAGATTTTAAAATTGATTTTCAAGGTGGTGTGCTTACAAGACCTTATTGGATAAATACAACAAGTCCTACTTGGTCCCCTCAAATTATCTATGAGGACATCAATAAAGATGGAAAAAATGAGTTAATCATAATTTTGACCAAGGGTACTGGTACTGGAATATTAGAACAAGAAGTTCACGTTTTCCAAATCCAAAATCAAAGAATAAATAATGAGCTTGTTGAAGTACCAGTTGAAGTGATTGTTGATGACCCAATTGCAATAGTGTTAAAAAATGTAAAGACCGAGTTATTACCTAACGAAGCAAATATTAGTATTGGCGAAAAGAAATATGCAATTGATACCAATCCTTTAAAAAATAAGCCTGAACATTTATTTCCTGATATATACTTTGGCAATCTTATCAACTTTGAAATAAACGACAATCAACTTATTGCAAAAATCGGAGGTCAAATTTCTCCAGCAGGTGGAAGTATAGGTGATATTCAAATTACGTATATGTTTAAGGATAAAATGTATCAAGCAAAATCAATTGAATTTAAACCAAATGAATAATGTATTGTTATACTAAACGAAAGCGATTGTTTTCTATAGAACAGTCGCTTTTTTACTAACGGAGTAGGTTACTTGAAGAAGGATGGATAACACTTTTCTAATTCGCAAAAATTAAAAAAGAGGTGAATTTATCTTGAAAAAACTTTATGCACTGATTTTAATCATATATTTATTTACTTTTGTGTCATTTGAATCTTATGCACAGCCTAAAAACTGTCCTGTATTAAGTGATTTAGAGAAAACATCGCTTAAGGATAAAAAAAATGTAATAGAAGCTTTAAATACTTTAATACCAGAAACTTATGGGATTGGAATAGATGACTTTCCTGATATGTATACTAAGTGGCATGTAGTAACTGCCAAACCTTTTCTCAATACAGTTGGTAATAAAGAAGAAGAAGCGTATTTTGGAATGGCAAAAACCTTTTGTGGCAAAGAAATTGCTGAAAAGTCTTGGCTTGTACGTTTAGATTTCCCAAAAGCACCCGGAGCCGACTTAGCCCAGGGTCAAATATTTTTAGCTAAAAGTAAGGAAAAAGGATGGTTTGTTTGGTTTCAATACCATTAAACTGCTATTCCTTATTGAACTAACAGGGGCGTTTATCCAACAA of the Lysinibacillus fusiformis genome contains:
- a CDS encoding DUF6262 family protein, which encodes MDSFDRGEQLRQLHELRKQTTKNKVEEAIKRLTKSSKAINFNSVAKEAGVSKATLYNHPELKERIDFLRNQQQKAFVDSRIKRDENNQNAVIASLKRRIEKLEKKNKKLEQENKRLHEKENEKLTDYFMKI